The Brachypodium distachyon strain Bd21 chromosome 4, Brachypodium_distachyon_v3.0, whole genome shotgun sequence nucleotide sequence TGTTCAAATATTTGAGGTGGAGAAATCTGCTAGATACCATTGGCTTATTGACCATCTGCATAAACATGTCAGATTAACAAAATCAAATATATGGTGTCCGCATAGCATTATATAAAAATAACCCAGTCACATAAGGTTTTAGAGCATACCTCCTTGGTTGACTCTATGTCAAGAGTTTCAAGATTTGGCATGCTAGATGCAAGCTTAGTGCAAGTATAACGAACAGCGCCGGGATAATACATGTTCAGGTTCTTCACCTGCGATGCTGCTCCTCCAAGTAAGAGTTCTAGCTGGAAGCCAGCTGCGACTCGAATATAGGAGAGGTTTGGAGCTTCACTCTCTATCACTTTGAGCTCGCTGCAATGAAGCACCTCCAGGTATCTCAACCTCCGAAGATGACAAGGTATCTTAAAGCGATATATTTCACAGCAATATCTGAGTGTGAACCGCTCCAAAGCAAAAGAACTAGACAGAAGCCACCCTAACTCATTCCCCGTTATATGCACCATATACAGATATAAACTCGTCAGGCTTCTCAAGCAACCAAACCCAACTGTGGGATGAAACGCACAAGATGCAAAATGAAGAGACTGAATCGAGTCTCCATTCCCATCTGATAAAAGTGAGCATGGGAACTTATACTCATATCCTGAACAAGGACTAATGGCGAGTTCTTCAATCCCTGGTTTAACGGCCATCTGAAGCCAACTATCAAGATAATGATGGTCCTTCACAGTGTAACTTGGAGCACCGAAAAGCTGGAATGTCTTCACACCAACGCCCGAGTGTCCTTTAAGAATATGGTCAACTTTGTTAGCGTAATCTCTAGCTATTTCCAATTTTTCAGACACCATCCCTTTCAATCCCAGAGTTTCCTCACTGAAAGAGAGGTTTGGATGGGATCTCCAAGAACATAGAAAGGCACGAGACACGCAAGCGGCTCGGGCAGCATCTCGCATTGGCATCAGGGAATGTATACGAAGCCAGATATCCTGCACGCACAATCATGGAGAAAAATTTATCAACAGAGCTGTAAAGGTATTATCGTGATTTCAATTCAACAACTGAAGATGCTATGGAATAGAACCATGCGGAATAACACTCTACCCACTCCAGTGGAGAGATGGATGGTGCATTGCAATGTAACTGTGGCAGCAGAGATAAGTGAGGAAGTCCTACATGGATATGCCGTTCACTTGTTGCAATGCATTACAATCACAAGTTACAATTATGAGAATGTGGGAAAGCCAGAAATTAATAAGGCCTGCAAACTCATATTTATGGCCAACCTAGAAAGAGAACTATCTATTAGATTGTATGTTCCAACAAAGCTGGCAACGATGTGAAGATTAAATAGAAGTGGTCGCCAGAGGACTGAACGAGAGATGGAAATCCAGCAACCTCTCAGCTTCAATAAATGCTTAGTTTTAATGTTTTATGCTCAAAGATCATTGCAAAATAGTTGTGTTAAGAGCAACCATTATATGGGCTATGGCTGCCTTTAATCAGGAGAAAGATTGTGATGGAGGTGCTACTGTAAGTGGTCTATCTGCAACGGCTGCTGAATCAATCACATATCTTCAATTTAACTGCACAAGGTGGGATATTAGGGGCGCAAGTGGGACGGCTCTGCCGTTTGTCCGCAGCCCGTCCCGCCAGGGAGAGCCCACTAATATTTTTTGTGGGTGGCCCGTTATCCCGCACAGGCTTAACTGGGGTCCTGATGTCCCCGCTCGGCGGCGCCACTCAGGGTGTGcattcggttcggttcggtttacaTGCTTTTTATACTCGGTTAATACGGTTTTGTATTAAAAATATGGTTTGGTTTTGGTTATAACCATTcaatttcggttcggtttcaGTAATAACCAAAGTTGACACGAATTTGTGAGCAACATATAACTTTTTTTGTTATATAGTCCAACACAAAGACTAACTTAATGTGTTTCACCGGTTTTATTAGACAGACCGAAGACACTGCAGGGTCCAACGACCAGCGTATGTTGTACGTACAAAAGGCAGTAGCAGCCTGCAGGCGCTAGAGCCCAGGTCTGATCGACCTAGGTAGCCCAGATGCTTGTGGGCCTTAAGTTCTATTGTAGGTTTTTATGGGCCGGAAGACCGAGGCAACCTTGGCACCAGCCGAACGGCAGAACTTGCAACATTCTTTCTCCCTTAGTTGGCTCAGGGTCCAAGCGATTTAGTACCACATCGCCTAGGAACAGCAATAGCACGGAACTGATAAATAGAGAGACGGTGAGCCTCAGGCTGAGAAAATTTGGGAGTGGTACTGGGCCTACTGGCTGCTGTGCCTGGTTCCCCACAAGCCTAGCCTTTTTCGGTTTTGTTCGGTTTAACTGATTTGTTCGGTTTTTAACCGAATTAACCGAACTGTCAGTGGTAAGGTTTTCTGCTAACCGGAACTGTAACAAAAAACcagaaaaccaaaattttggtttcgGTTCGGCCCTTTCAGTCCGGTTTTCGGTTCAATTTTGCACACCCTGAGGCGCCACCAAGACTGCTCAGCGGCGCTGCCAAGACCGCCAActcccctcctcctgctccgccaGTCGGTTTGTGGCACCACCAAGATCTGAAGGATGCCGGCGCATTCGATGGCCGGTCGCACCAGAGGCTTGGCTTAGCcgcgccatcatcaacaccggCTTTCTCATATGCCGGCGACCTTCTAAGCAGCAAGCTGGCGATCATCAATATCTTCGCTTCCACAAGTAAACCTTTACTTTTTCTATGTGATTTTATGTCCTTGCATAGTTGCCTAGTTGGGTAGTTTGTTCTCCCATGAATTTAGTTACTCCCGGCATCTACTGGATTTAAGATTCGTGGTACTACTGAATGTTCTGGTTTTATTTACTTGTACAAGAAACGAATGTGCTTTTATAGTTGCACTTGTATAGTGTGTATCTTGTAAATAATCCACTGAACAATAGTGTGTTTATGTAAGAAATAATCCACTCTGAATCGATGTCTAATATGTTCTTTTCTTAATTACAGCTGTGAGGCTGACGCATACGTATGGTTTAATAGCTTGCTGTGTAGGGTTGCAAGTGGGAACCCACCTAAGTCccacttctagttcattttggatttgctagttcaaaaacttgactcaaaatttgaactaaaattgaaaaattgCACTAGAAGTGGGACTTAGGTGGGCTCCCACTTGCAACCCTATTGCTGTGTATACTTTGAAATAGGCTATAGGTCCGTGTATCTTTATGTTGGGAGAAATAAAGTACTGGTGCAATTGTTTGATTCTGATTCTTGTGTCGTCAGATTATTTATAGTTGCATAAACAAGGAAGTGCAGTGCTTATTTTAGCCATGAGACTTTGGACAAATGCATGATCCAGATTGATGCTTGCCTCttgtctctttttttgttgtcaACACAATACAACTTCTATACAGGGCAGTCAAAGCTAGCACTGCATTGATGGAGCCTTGAGGAATCTTCAGAAGGACTATATATAGTGACTAGTGTAATAATATGACGACAATAATGTTTATGTCATATTTCCTTCAGCGGTTCTATCTTGCTGACACATAACTGATTATCTCCCGGCAACAGTTATATCTAGCGATTGCTTTGTGGCATACTCAGTTACTTGCATTCAAAATGATTTTTGTGTACAAATTACgtttgagtaaaatacactgtaggtcctaattctttctTAAAGGTGCCAGGTTAGTCCTAAAACTTTCAAAATGCAAATCTGGGTCCTAATAGTTTCATAAGTTGTTCATCCGGGGTCCTAATGTTGTTTGCGCACGTCTGATGCATTGACGTGGCCAGCCACGTGGACTGGGCACACCTGTCAGATAACCCTTCGATGGGAAATATTTCAGAACCCCCctgccttcttctcctttcctcCCTGCGAACCCTTCCTCTCTCTGCTCTCTTCCCCCGTCGAGAGGAAGGTTGGTGGTCGCTGGGCTCCTGCTGGTCTGGGGCCATCTCGCCAGTGGCCTGTGTCGCCTACCGTCCAGGTATTCTGCCGGAATGTCCCACGCCATCGGTCTCCTCGCCGTACGGCATATTTTACCCAATTACTTTTATTGATGTCGAAGTGTACTGTTCGAAGATATTGATAGTGAGGTGCAGTGCttatcttattttattttatttgatgCCCCAGCAAATTAGTCATAAAACATGTATGATTGATTAGTTGATTTGAACTGATGCCCCATCAACTCAGTAGTAAAGGTTGATTTGATCTGATATTCTAATGCCAGCGTACTGCATTTGTTGCGGAATCTCGCGTACTGATTTGATATGATTGATTAGTTGGTTTGATCTGATGCCCCAGCAACTCAGTAGTAAAAGGTTGATTTGATCTGATGCCGGTGTACTGCATTTGTTGCAGGATCTCACGGGACAAATGGGCCGAAACTGCACAGCCCATGTATCCCAGCAGGATGCCATCTCACGGGACGTGGACGGCAACAACTCTCCCGTGTGATGTTGCTGCTGTGAAGCTGACGTTAGTGCTGTGGAGTGGGAGTTGCTACGAAAATTTTTGTTCAGGATGAGGTTGGAATGTGCTAGAAGTGGAAGAGGCCAGGAGGTTGTACACGAGGGATTAGCTCGGCATAAGCAGGACAGTACTGGATATAGGCCACATCAATCACAGCAGAAGAAGCATAAGTGGGAGATAGAGAAGTTCTACAAAGTTTACTCCAGCTTCCTTAAGAAAATGGGATATCTACGACTTACAATAGATAGTTTTTTGCTGGACAGCTAAATCTGGTTTGAACAAGGCCAATTTATTCATTAGGAGATTGCAAGATAACAGATTATCTACTTTTTTATTTAGTTAGCATAGGTCCAGAAATTTATGCAGCTCAAGAAGTtatagtacggagtattatTTTGCTTGCAACACTAGTTTTCCACAATCAACATTTTGCGACGTACCTCTGGAAGTTCTGGCCCTGGATATCCCTTTTCTTCACCGCTCTGCGAACTATCCTCTTGATGGCAGGGTGAGCCCTTTCTTTTACCCTGTGAAGCAATCGATCCAGTAGCAACACAACCTTTTTGGCAGGCTGAGGCCTTCCTTTCATCCAGTGAAACGACCAATCCATCTGCAACAAATGATGCATGGTTATGAACATTAAACgagtaaaaaagaagaaagaaaaaaactcaaGCACACAATTATACAAACTTGCACAGAAATCTCATCTGTTTCTGGTATCCAACTTCTGTGGACAACACTAACTGcttacaaaaaaattgttccCATTTAAGAACCAAAAGGAAATTCTACCTGATCACCCCCGTGCATTTGAAAAACACTCGGGTACTCTTTAATCTCGTTGGATCTATATCCATTGAAAACCGCCTTAGGGCTTCAATGCGTGCCTTGAATCAAATCACGCACCATGCCCTCAGTAGACTGCTGGCTCCTTTAGAGTGAGTCAATGTTAGAACCATAACCCTTAGTTGGTGTGCAATTGCTGATTTCCCACAAGTTACTGTTGTGGCCTGTTTTGCCCCTGTTTTCTTCCCATCTTATTGTCTATCCTTGCTCAAGCCATGGCTGACCCAGTGACATAGCCGTCTTCTCCGCGGCCAACCGAACCcaacccaaccaaacacaatgCCACTAACGCCGTTTCCAACTCCCCACTCATCCGGTCATCCCGCTTCCGACCCCACCACCCCTCTCGTACTTTGCAGGATATTCAGTTGGCAGCTCAACCTTGATACATTTGAGAGCTTGCAACTCAATTTGTGGGATATTGGCATTTACACACCAACTGATGGATTTCTGTCAGTTTATTCCACATCATTTGATGACATGTTTCAGACTGATAAAATGTTCCAGACTAATATTTCGATGCCTTTTAGCTTTTTCTTATTCCCGCATGTTTCAAGACCTCATATTTTGTTGGCAGTTGTAAAAATTAAGGCTCGTTATCAATGATAAGGAGATCcttcttttttgaggaaaagaTAAGGAGATCCCGGCATGGGCCGTTTGGGGAAAAAATTGATCACCAAAAGTGAAACAAATATCCTTTATAAATCTCATAGGAAGTTGGAActaaaaggagaaaaaacaaaattagccTTGGTCTGCACCAAAAGTGAACATTGGCACGCCGATCAATCTAACTGCGCCAGCATCAAACTTGAAAGATAGAaagaacagtttttttttttatatattacGAAGGGACATGACTAAAAATCAAGAGCAGACACAATAAAGCAGGGTTTTTTTAAGCTACGTAATATTGTCAACAAGGTACACTACTGTAAAAGAAGGAGGCAGCGAGGGGGGCTCTTACTGCCGGTTCGGATTTGGCGCCGGCGCAGCTCCTGCTCCCGCTGCATGGACATGGCCTGCTGCAGGTCCAGCAACCCAATGACAGTTGGATCGAGCCAACAAGACCGTGCGGAGCGAGggaggcgaggcgggcggcgcaagGAGGGGAAGGGTTACACCCAATGGTTGGAgtggcggccgccggagtGGATTCGGGCGGCTTCGGAACCCTAGAGAGGAATCGATCGCTTCAGAGAGACGAGAGAGGACAGAGTAGCAGTGGAGTCGGGCTGGCTGGTCTAGGCTAGGGGGCAGCAGGAGTGCAGGACTCGAATTTgttgaggaagaggaaggaaagaGGAGAGGTGGCTTCGCCTTCGGGGCGGACCGGCTCGCGGTCCGACTGGGGAAAGGCAGATtcggcaggcaggcaggctgGGGGTTGGGTGAAGAAGGAAAGAGGAGACCTGGCCCTGGCCGCCCTCGACGCTTCGCTTGGGGCTTGACGCGGATAGAAACGGCTCTGTGGCCGCGTCGGTTCGCAGACGGCGTCAGGGTTTGGCATCCGGGAACGTCCGCGAGGCAGATCTGGGCCGTGCGTTGGGAGGCAAGCAATCCGGGATGGGTGGACGGGATGTGGCGGCGTTGGAATCTGGGAAAGTGATGAAATTTTGCGGCGCAGGGGAAGCGGCGGGGGTTTGCGGCGAGCCCGTGAGATCTGGGGTACTACTACGCAGCGGAGTGCCAGTTCGTTGCTacgaaacaacaaaaataatatgtCCCACGTTGCAATAGAACAGCTAATTTGGATTTCTGGAATTAGGGCGAGCTGAAACTTTTATCAAAGTTTAATTGATGTTATAAATAACAGAACATAGAAAAAGGCTACATACATCTTCTCTGTTCAAAGGCATAATTTTACAGAAAGTTCTCTGTTCAAAGGCATAATTTTACAGAAATCACGtagtccctccgtccaatattaattgtctcaaatttgtccaaatataaatgtaacaagatacatgtaatattttgacacctAATATTGGATGGAGGGATTACAAGTTTCTTACATATGCTTATAGCGGAACAAGAAAAATCTGAATAAAGAATAGATGCTGTAAATAACCCAACACAAGACGACGTGGCGGATCACTGAATCACTGTCAACGAAGATACCATGCTCTATTTCTCCAACTCTCTCAGACTCACGAAGTTTTACTGCACCATTTAGTTCAATCGTCCTTAACTTTCTCATCCAGACAATCTCCTGaaaccggcgccggcgccctgACACCTCGCTCCCCGATCAATGAAATCAACTAATTGAGCCTAGAGGTGACTCTGCAGATCTGCAAGATGGGAACAACAATTGTGAGAAATAACGTAAGTAAATGCAGCTTAACAAATAAAGAACCTACCGGTGCACGTTCCACTTTGCAGTTTGCAACTTCTCAGGAAGAACAACACTGTAGCCCTGCACCGAAGAAGCTATGGACATTCAGTTAATGATCATATTTTAGAAACAAGCCATTTCTTAAACTAAAAATATATACGTGGTGTCTGAGTACCATGCCAAGTTAACTAAAACATGTACAGTTGAAATTGAGAAGCCATACTGTGCACTCAAGAGTACGATAAACCAATAGTGATGGTTTGCTTCAAAATAATGATCTGTCACTGCAATAAAGCACAGTACCTCTTTTGGATCAGTTAGCATCCCAACAATTGCATATAAATGTATCGACCTTACAGAACAAAATGTTGCACCAATAAAACCAATTAATGCAATTAATAAACATGAATTAACACACCTTACATGCCCCCTCAATAACCCTTACGACATCTTTAGTAGATACCATGTTGTTGGACAAGTCTTTCGCTGATGCACACCtatcaattttgttttttattacTCTTAATTTTACCATCACCACTTCAGGTCTATCTGGCACTACTTTCAGAACCcaaacatacacatagatcccaaacatacacatagatAAACATCTTGTAGACCTCAATATCCCATTGAAGCTCCCAACAGATATAGTTACCTggcctcaaaaaaaaaacagatataGTTACATGGAAAGCTTCAGTTTCCACTATTATATTAACTCAAATGACAACTTGCTGAAAACCTGCTGAAAATTGAGTTGTCATGATGGTTCAATGGAAAGATAACTTACTCTAAAGCACAAGATCACATAGTTTATAATCACCGATTCTGGTGATTCCTGTGGTGATCTCAGAGCTACCCAAAAATGAACAGATGTAATATTGAAAAGGGAATATTCAAATGCTTTCATTAGACTGAAATGCATGCCCAAAAATGCAGCTAATTAGATAAAGTTATAAACATTTAGTAATAAACTTGTGAGTAGACTATTTACTGCAAACAAAGAAGCGATGTTGGTAGGCTATTTACTGCAAATTACGTGCTCGGCA carries:
- the LOC100824746 gene encoding uncharacterized protein LOC100824746, giving the protein MSMQREQELRRRQIRTGNGLVVSLDERKASACQKGCVATGSIASQGKRKGSPCHQEDSSQSGEEKGYPGPELPEDIWLRIHSLMPMRDAARAACVSRAFLCSWRSHPNLSFSEETLGLKGMVSEKLEIARDYANKVDHILKGHSGVGVKTFQLFGAPSYTVKDHHYLDSWLQMAVKPGIEELAISPCSGYEYKFPCSLLSDGNGDSIQSLHFASCAFHPTVGFGCLRSLTSLYLYMVHITGNELGWLLSSSFALERFTLRYCCEIYRFKIPCHLRRLRYLEVLHCSELKVIESEAPNLSYIRVAAGFQLELLLGGAASQVKNLNMYYPGAVRYTCTKLASSMPNLETLDIESTKEMVNKPMVSSRFLHLKYLNIYVTMDNSPRFDYYFLVSLIDASPSLASLVLDVSQRRMEHVSIFEDPSELRQMPEQMHGKLQNVQFSGFSSAKSLIELTRHILGVSTSLKKLVLNTRPGRCVHVRPDYKIGKCFGMERDHIVEAFRAVSAIEIYIKPKVPSTVNLFVRAPCSRCHVIKDLGDPTPRLSTH